The Syntrophorhabdus sp. genome segment GAGCGGGGCGTGATCGAAGCGATAGCTTATCCGGGCGTTCACGAGGGTGATGTCGTTCAGTTTGTCTTTCGCCGTGAGTGCCGTGGTGTTGAGAGTGTTGCTTCGCACGAACGTTCCCTGGTAGAGGTCGCGAAGGTGCTGCATGTCGGCGAATACCTGGAAATCATGGAGGAATTTCCACTTTACGCCGGCCTGGAACTGAAAGCCCGGCGTGTAGGGTATGTGATCGCTTTGGGCGCCGTTGGCCCCTTTGGCCTCCGTTGTGAGCCAGGTGGCGGCGGAGAAGAACTCGAGGTCTTTCACGGGGGTCACCGTACCGCTGAGTTCCAGTCCCTCGATCTCGTAGCGACCGATGTGATCGTTGAATTGGGTCGGGATGGTCCCGCCCATGTACGCCAGGAAGCGGTCACTTCCCTTATCGCGGAAGACCGTCGCGCCCAGTTTGGCCACCTTGGGCCATGAGTGAGTGAGACTCGCCTCATAGTGGTCCACGACCTCCGGCTTTATGTTCCTCCAGTACTGCTCGGCATTGGCGACGGGTGCGTCGGTGCGCACGAAGTTCATGAGGACGACGGGAGAAGGATAGTTGACGCCCCGGGCATAACTGAGCTTCAGGTCGGTGTTGGCGTATCCCAGCGTGAGGCCGGCCTGGGGAGCGGTCTTGTTGTCGAACTCGTCATGGTTGAAATACCTGAGCCCCGCCGACGGGGTGACGTGAAAGCCTTCCGGTCGGCCGAATGTGTGGCTCGCGGCGATATAGGGGGACACAAGGCGGGTATCGGGGAAATCCCAGACCCTTCTCGCCTTGCCGCCGTTGACACCGGCAGCGCCCGCGCCGGTGGGGGCGAGCCCACTATATGTCTGCTGCGTGTTCTTGAGCCTCGTCATGTCGAGGTCGGCCCCGAGAAGGATCTCTCCGCCGGGCCACAAGAGAAGCTTCTCCTTCGCCCGGGCGCCGTAGAGGATGACATTCTGCCGGGACCAGAGGCCGCCGGTTCCGTTGGCGTACTGGTTGCCGTTGTTCAATTCCTGCAGGAGGTCGAAGGTCGTGTCGTTCCAGTAACCCTTCAGATAGCCGCTTGCGCGCTCGTACTCGTGGCTCACCGTCAGTGTGGCGAAGAGGGTGTCCGTCTTGTAGCGCTCCGCTCCGGGCCAGCTCACCCCGTTGACCGCGCTGGGTGTGCTGTCCGGCATGGGGGCCTCCGTCATGCC includes the following:
- a CDS encoding TonB-dependent receptor plug domain-containing protein; the protein is MKNARTLALGIFLLIFLAAASAWAEDQKGKRGTDRKDGEKLVLDTITVTETRHTNPVTPVDTRYGTQYNVVTEEQIREQNSYDFQSTLRDVPGVMYQSKNLMGSQTSHSLYIHGRGSSHPSSDIVVQFDGAPRYGGLFGQVLGDGIAVPTIGSIEIYKGPQPSQFGSGYAAVNVLPKYMKKEGQEGILSFNGGSYGSFDENVSAGLKKGPFDIYASQSYASTDGDRANSASHQQSLYANAGYQVTREWRVRFLINQVKGMTEAPMPDSTPSAVNGVSWPGAERYKTDTLFATLTVSHEYERASGYLKGYWNDTTFDLLQELNNGNQYANGTGGLWSRQNVILYGARAKEKLLLWPGGEILLGADLDMTRLKNTQQTYSGLAPTGAGAAGVNGGKARRVWDFPDTRLVSPYIAASHTFGRPEGFHVTPSAGLRYFNHDEFDNKTAPQAGLTLGYANTDLKLSYARGVNYPSPVVLMNFVRTDAPVANAEQYWRNIKPEVVDHYEASLTHSWPKVAKLGATVFRDKGSDRFLAYMGGTIPTQFNDHIGRYEIEGLELSGTVTPVKDLEFFSAATWLTTEAKGANGAQSDHIPYTPGFQFQAGVKWKFLHDFQVFADMQHLRDLYQGTFVRSNTLNTTALTAKDKLNDITLVNARISYRFDHAPLRLKDSDVFFAVNNIFNSDYEYAKGYPMPGTTFFGGFTLKFN